A genomic stretch from Zeimonas sediminis includes:
- a CDS encoding DNA topoisomerase III translates to MSKALIIAEKPSVAADIARALGGFSRQGDYFESDDYLISSAVGHLVEIAAPEQYEVKRGKWSFAHLPVIPPHFDIQPIAKNEERLKLLARLIRRKDVDLLINACDAGREGELIFRLIAQYAKAKQPVKRLWLQSMTPAAIRDAFAHLREDEQMLPLADAARCRSEADWLVGINGTRAMTAFNSREGGFFLTTVGRVQTPSLAIVVEREEKIRRFVPRDYFEVHAQFAAQAGAYAGRWFDPGFRKSDDPEARAERIWDRAGADAIAAACQGKQGTVTEESKPTTQQSPALFDLTSLQREANGRFGFSARTTLALAQALYERHKVLTYPRTDSRALPEDYLGTVVSTMEMLRGGESTGAASQYAPFARQALERGWIRPNKRIFDNTKVSDHFAIIPTLQAPKPGGLSDAEQKIYDLVVRRFLAVFFPPAEFLVTTRITTVGEHSFRTDGRVLVNPGWLAIYGREGGRDDTLVPVGPDERVQAESVDVVGLATRPPARYNEGTLLSAMEGAGKLVEDDELREAMAEKGLGTPATRAAIIEGLIAENYLVRDGKDLIPTPKAFQLLTLLRGLQVSELTAPELTGEWEYKLAQMERGRLSREVFMREIAEMTERIVERAKNFGSDTVPGDYATLETPCPACGGVVKENYKRFACTKCEFSITKIPGGRLLAPSEADALLSDRTIGPLQGFRSKMGRPFAAILKLTADNKLEFDFGQSDADAEASEPVDFGGQPRLGDCPKCGAGVYEHGMAYVCEKSVGPERSCDFRSGKIILQQEVEPAQMSKLLAEGRTDLLTGFVSQRTRRKFKAYLVRGANGKVGFEFEPRPAKGGAARTGAAGAEAEGAEAGAGVKPSAAKPAGKSPSAKASAKAETAKPGATRGGARSTATKAGSKTGSKAGSKAGAAKAGAKSPAAKARTTARKTA, encoded by the coding sequence ATGAGCAAAGCCCTGATCATTGCCGAAAAGCCCTCGGTGGCCGCCGACATCGCGCGGGCGCTGGGCGGCTTCTCGCGGCAGGGCGACTACTTCGAGAGCGACGACTACCTGATCTCGTCGGCGGTCGGCCACCTGGTCGAGATCGCCGCCCCCGAGCAGTACGAGGTCAAGCGGGGCAAGTGGTCATTCGCGCACCTGCCGGTGATCCCGCCGCATTTCGACATCCAGCCGATCGCCAAGAACGAGGAACGGCTGAAGCTGCTCGCGAGGCTGATCCGCCGCAAGGACGTCGACCTGCTGATCAACGCCTGCGACGCCGGGCGCGAGGGCGAGCTGATCTTCCGGCTGATCGCGCAGTACGCGAAGGCGAAGCAGCCGGTCAAGCGGCTGTGGCTGCAGTCGATGACGCCGGCGGCGATCCGCGACGCGTTCGCCCACCTGCGCGAAGACGAGCAGATGCTGCCGCTGGCCGACGCCGCCCGCTGCCGTTCCGAGGCCGACTGGCTGGTCGGCATCAACGGCACCCGCGCGATGACCGCATTCAACTCGCGCGAGGGCGGCTTCTTCCTGACCACGGTCGGGCGCGTCCAGACGCCGTCGCTCGCGATCGTCGTCGAGCGCGAGGAGAAGATCCGGCGTTTCGTGCCGCGCGACTACTTCGAGGTCCACGCCCAGTTCGCGGCGCAGGCCGGCGCCTACGCCGGCCGCTGGTTCGACCCCGGCTTCCGAAAGTCCGACGATCCCGAGGCCCGCGCCGAGCGGATCTGGGACCGCGCCGGGGCGGACGCGATCGCCGCGGCCTGCCAGGGCAAGCAGGGCACGGTCACCGAGGAGTCGAAGCCGACGACCCAGCAGTCGCCGGCGCTGTTCGACCTGACCAGCCTGCAGCGCGAGGCCAACGGCCGCTTCGGCTTCTCGGCCCGCACCACGCTTGCGCTGGCGCAGGCGCTCTACGAGCGGCACAAGGTGCTGACCTACCCGCGTACCGACTCGCGCGCGCTGCCCGAGGACTACCTCGGCACCGTCGTGTCCACGATGGAGATGCTGCGGGGCGGCGAGTCGACGGGCGCGGCGAGCCAGTACGCGCCCTTCGCCCGGCAGGCGCTCGAGCGCGGCTGGATCCGGCCGAACAAGCGGATCTTCGACAACACGAAGGTTTCCGACCACTTCGCGATCATCCCGACGCTGCAGGCGCCCAAGCCGGGCGGCCTGTCCGACGCCGAGCAGAAGATCTACGACCTGGTGGTCAGGCGCTTCCTGGCCGTCTTCTTCCCGCCTGCCGAGTTCCTGGTGACCACCCGGATCACCACGGTCGGCGAGCACAGCTTCCGGACCGACGGCCGGGTGCTGGTCAACCCCGGCTGGCTGGCGATCTACGGCCGCGAGGGGGGCCGCGACGACACGCTGGTGCCTGTCGGTCCCGACGAGCGGGTGCAGGCCGAGTCGGTCGACGTGGTCGGGCTGGCCACCCGCCCGCCGGCGCGCTACAACGAGGGCACGCTGCTGTCGGCGATGGAAGGCGCCGGCAAGCTGGTCGAGGACGACGAGCTGCGCGAGGCGATGGCCGAGAAGGGGCTGGGCACGCCGGCCACCCGCGCCGCGATCATCGAGGGCCTGATCGCCGAGAACTACCTTGTGCGCGACGGCAAGGACCTGATCCCCACGCCCAAGGCCTTCCAGCTGCTGACCCTGCTGCGCGGCCTGCAGGTCAGCGAGCTGACCGCGCCCGAGCTGACCGGCGAGTGGGAGTACAAGCTCGCCCAGATGGAGCGGGGCCGGCTGTCGCGCGAGGTCTTCATGCGCGAGATCGCCGAGATGACCGAGCGCATCGTCGAGCGGGCCAAGAACTTCGGCTCCGACACGGTCCCCGGCGACTACGCGACCCTCGAGACGCCTTGCCCGGCCTGCGGGGGCGTGGTCAAGGAGAATTACAAGCGCTTCGCGTGCACGAAGTGCGAGTTCTCGATCACCAAGATTCCGGGCGGACGCCTGCTCGCGCCGTCCGAGGCCGACGCGCTGCTGAGCGATCGCACGATCGGCCCGCTGCAGGGTTTCCGCAGCAAGATGGGCCGCCCCTTCGCGGCCATCCTGAAGCTCACCGCCGACAACAAGCTCGAGTTCGACTTCGGCCAGTCCGATGCCGACGCCGAGGCCTCCGAGCCGGTCGACTTCGGCGGCCAGCCGCGGCTCGGCGACTGCCCCAAGTGCGGCGCCGGCGTCTACGAGCACGGCATGGCCTACGTCTGCGAGAAGTCGGTCGGCCCCGAGCGCAGTTGCGATTTCCGCAGCGGCAAGATCATCCTGCAGCAAGAGGTCGAGCCGGCCCAGATGTCCAAGCTGCTCGCCGAGGGCCGCACCGACCTGCTGACCGGCTTCGTGTCGCAGCGCACCCGGCGCAAGTTCAAGGCCTACCTGGTGCGCGGCGCGAACGGCAAGGTCGGGTTCGAGTTCGAGCCCCGGCCGGCCAAGGGCGGCGCAGCGCGGACCGGAGCGGCCGGGGCCGAAGCGGAAGGCGCGGAGGCCGGCGCGGGCGTGAAGCCGAGCGCGGCGAAGCCGGCCGGGAAATCGCCCTCAGCGAAGGCTTCGGCCAAGGCGGAGACGGCCAAGCCGGGCGCGACCCGGGGCGGCGCCAGGTCGACCGCGACCAAGGCCGGCTCGAAGACCGGCTCGAAGGCCGGCTCGAAGGCGGGCGCGGCCAAGGCCGGCGCAAAGTCGCCTGCCGCCAAGGCCCGGACGACCGCGCGCAAGACGGCCTGA
- the dprA gene encoding DNA-processing protein DprA: MPLPAGARDASAPWLRLILTPGIGPAAVRRLLEAFGLPEDVLAAGHAKLSAAIGAPRAQALLAGDTARDAAIEAALRWAQADDHHLVCLDDPRYPPRLLQIADPPPVLFVRGDPESLGRPSIAIVGSRHATQAGLGHARDFARTLGEAGLTVVSGLAQGIDAAAHQGALATRAGTLAVTGTGIDRVYPPRHGPLADAIAANGAVLTELPLGTEVQRSNFPRRNRLIAGLALATLVVEAARQSGSLITARQAAESGREVMAIPGSIHSPLSKGCHQLIREGAKLVESAEDVLVELRGVLGQGSEPGRDRAAGAGEAPRAADPDGDGLLLGALGFDPADLDTLVERTGRPAGEIGARLLELELANRVERLVDGRFVRLN; encoded by the coding sequence ATGCCACTTCCCGCCGGGGCGCGCGATGCCAGCGCGCCGTGGCTGCGGCTGATCCTCACTCCCGGCATCGGGCCGGCGGCGGTGCGCCGCCTGCTCGAGGCCTTCGGGCTGCCCGAGGACGTGCTCGCGGCCGGTCACGCCAAGCTCTCCGCCGCGATCGGCGCCCCGCGCGCCCAGGCGCTGCTCGCCGGCGACACGGCGCGCGACGCGGCGATCGAGGCCGCGCTCCGCTGGGCGCAGGCCGACGACCACCATCTCGTTTGCCTCGACGACCCCCGCTACCCGCCCAGGCTGCTCCAGATCGCCGACCCGCCGCCGGTGCTGTTCGTGCGCGGCGACCCCGAGTCGCTCGGCCGGCCGTCGATCGCGATCGTGGGCAGCCGCCACGCCACCCAGGCCGGGCTGGGCCACGCCCGGGACTTCGCCCGGACGCTCGGCGAGGCCGGGCTCACCGTGGTCAGCGGACTGGCGCAGGGCATCGACGCCGCCGCGCACCAGGGCGCGCTGGCGACCCGCGCCGGCACGCTGGCCGTCACCGGCACCGGCATCGACCGGGTCTACCCGCCGCGGCACGGCCCGCTGGCCGACGCGATCGCTGCCAACGGCGCCGTGCTGACCGAGCTGCCGCTGGGCACCGAGGTGCAGCGCTCGAACTTTCCGCGGCGCAACCGGCTGATCGCGGGGCTCGCGCTCGCCACGCTGGTGGTCGAGGCGGCGCGCCAGTCCGGCTCCCTGATCACCGCGCGTCAGGCCGCCGAGTCCGGGCGCGAGGTCATGGCGATCCCCGGCTCGATCCACTCGCCGCTGTCCAAGGGCTGCCACCAGCTGATCCGCGAGGGCGCGAAGCTGGTCGAATCGGCCGAGGACGTTCTCGTGGAGCTGCGGGGCGTGCTGGGCCAGGGTAGCGAACCCGGCCGTGACCGGGCCGCCGGGGCTGGCGAAGCACCCCGCGCGGCCGATCCGGACGGCGACGGGCTCCTGCTGGGCGCCCTCGGCTTCGATCCGGCAGACCTGGACACCCTGGTCGAGCGCACCGGGCGGCCGGCCGGCGAGATCGGCGCGCGGCTGCTCGAGCTCGAGCTCGCGAACAGGGTCGAGCGTCTGGTCGACGGCCGCTTCGTCCGGCTGAACTAG
- a CDS encoding LysM peptidoglycan-binding domain-containing protein, producing MKNLITRGFALAFALTACVALRAQPIELAPDAPERYTVVKGDTLWDISGRFLSKPWRWPEIWDLNREQIRNPHLIYPGDIVILDRSGATPRLRLARLVGSGGSGVDPSGLPIEKRQPRVRVEALDRDPVWTIDSTAIEPFLTRPLIVGEKELATNPRVVATQDGRVYLGRGDIAYVRGISDDSVKEWHVYRQAKPLLDPDTRKPLAWEAQFVGSARLEKVGDPASLRVTATAEEIGVGDRLMPSVPPKVFSYVPRPPSAQVAGRILSVHRGVTQVGRNNVVALSAGTDKGLEEGHVLAIHQRGRTVVDRETKEKIRLPDEAVGHLLVFRVFDNISYGLVMEASQSISVGDVVTNP from the coding sequence ATGAAAAATCTTATCACGCGCGGTTTCGCGCTCGCCTTTGCTCTCACGGCCTGCGTGGCCTTACGGGCCCAGCCGATCGAGCTTGCACCGGATGCGCCCGAGCGCTACACGGTGGTCAAGGGCGACACGCTCTGGGACATCTCGGGCCGCTTCCTGAGCAAGCCGTGGCGCTGGCCGGAGATCTGGGACCTCAACCGGGAGCAGATCCGCAATCCGCACCTGATCTATCCGGGCGACATCGTCATCCTCGACCGCTCGGGCGCCACGCCCAGGCTCAGGCTCGCCCGCCTGGTGGGATCGGGCGGTTCGGGCGTCGACCCGTCCGGCCTGCCGATAGAGAAGAGGCAGCCGCGGGTGCGCGTCGAGGCGCTCGACCGCGACCCGGTCTGGACGATCGACTCCACCGCGATCGAACCTTTCCTGACCCGCCCGCTGATCGTCGGCGAGAAGGAACTCGCGACCAACCCGCGGGTCGTCGCCACTCAGGACGGAAGGGTCTACCTCGGCCGCGGCGACATCGCCTACGTGCGGGGAATTTCTGACGATTCCGTAAAGGAGTGGCATGTCTATCGCCAGGCCAAGCCGCTGCTCGACCCGGACACCCGCAAGCCGCTCGCCTGGGAAGCGCAGTTCGTCGGCTCGGCGCGCCTCGAGAAGGTGGGCGACCCGGCCTCGCTGCGCGTGACGGCGACCGCCGAGGAAATCGGGGTCGGCGACAGGCTGATGCCGTCGGTGCCGCCCAAGGTGTTCAGCTACGTCCCGCGCCCGCCGTCGGCGCAGGTCGCGGGCCGGATCCTGTCGGTGCATCGCGGGGTCACCCAGGTCGGCCGCAACAACGTCGTGGCCTTGAGCGCCGGCACCGACAAGGGCCTCGAGGAAGGCCACGTGCTGGCGATCCACCAGCGCGGCCGCACGGTCGTCGATCGGGAAACGAAGGAGAAGATCAGACTTCCGGACGAGGCCGTCGGTCATCTTCTCGTATTCCGCGTATTCGATAACATCTCCTACGGTCTGGTCATGGAAGCGTCGCAGTCGATCTCGGTCGGCGACGTGGTCACCAATCCGTAG
- the def gene encoding peptide deformylase — translation MAVLPILKYPDSRLHRVAKPVREVDDRIRQLVRDMAETMYAAPGIGLAATQVDVHERVIVIDVSEAHDQLQVFINPEIVGESLERKVYEEGCLSVPGVYDEVERPDRVTVRALNERGEPFELRCEGLLAVCIQHEIDHLNGRVFVQHLSRLKQNRIRIRMLKAERVVA, via the coding sequence ATGGCCGTACTTCCGATCCTCAAATATCCGGATTCCCGCCTGCATCGCGTCGCCAAACCGGTGCGCGAGGTCGACGACCGGATCCGCCAGCTCGTTCGCGACATGGCCGAGACCATGTACGCGGCGCCCGGCATCGGCCTGGCCGCCACCCAGGTCGACGTCCACGAGCGGGTGATCGTCATCGACGTGTCCGAGGCCCACGATCAGCTGCAGGTCTTCATCAACCCCGAGATCGTCGGCGAGAGCCTCGAGCGCAAGGTCTACGAGGAGGGCTGCCTGTCGGTGCCGGGGGTCTACGACGAGGTCGAGCGGCCCGACCGGGTCACGGTCCGCGCGCTGAACGAGCGCGGCGAGCCCTTCGAGCTTCGCTGCGAGGGGCTGCTTGCCGTCTGCATCCAGCACGAGATCGACCACCTGAACGGCCGGGTCTTCGTGCAGCACCTGTCCAGGCTCAAGCAGAACCGCATCCGCATCCGCATGCTGAAGGCCGAGCGGGTCGTCGCCTGA
- the fmt gene encoding methionyl-tRNA formyltransferase, with protein MLRIAFAGTPEFAATALDALARAGHQIALVLTQPDRPAGRGKALQQSPVKRLALSLGLQVWQPATLRDPDAWQRLADARLDAMVVAAYGLILPAQVLAIPRLGCLNIHASLLPRWRGAAPIQRAIEAGDTETGITIMQMDEGLDTGPMLSMVSTPILPGDSGGSLHDRLAALGAAAIVDALAGLEAGRLQAVPQPAEGATYARKLGKADGALDFALDAAALVDRIRAFDPVPGSVAMLARDEPVPVKFWRARVAAPDAAAAAPHPAAPGTVLAADANGLVVACGRGAIAATELQKPGGKRLGCADFLRGFPISPGERFVPPATT; from the coding sequence ATGCTTCGAATCGCCTTTGCCGGAACGCCGGAGTTCGCCGCGACCGCGCTCGACGCGCTCGCCCGCGCCGGCCACCAGATCGCGCTGGTGCTGACCCAGCCCGACCGGCCGGCCGGCCGCGGCAAGGCGCTGCAGCAGAGCCCGGTCAAGCGGCTCGCGCTGTCGCTCGGCCTGCAGGTCTGGCAGCCGGCCACCTTGCGCGACCCCGATGCCTGGCAGCGGCTGGCCGACGCCCGGCTCGACGCGATGGTCGTGGCCGCCTACGGGCTGATCCTGCCCGCGCAGGTGCTCGCGATCCCGAGGCTCGGCTGCCTGAACATCCACGCGTCGCTGCTGCCGAGATGGCGCGGGGCGGCGCCGATCCAGCGGGCGATCGAGGCCGGGGACACCGAAACCGGCATCACGATCATGCAGATGGACGAGGGGCTGGACACCGGTCCGATGCTGTCGATGGTGAGCACGCCGATCCTGCCAGGGGACAGCGGCGGCAGCCTGCACGACCGGCTCGCGGCGCTGGGCGCGGCGGCGATCGTCGACGCGCTGGCCGGCCTCGAGGCCGGCCGCCTGCAGGCGGTGCCGCAACCGGCCGAGGGCGCCACCTACGCCCGCAAGCTGGGCAAGGCCGACGGCGCGCTCGACTTCGCACTCGACGCCGCGGCGCTGGTCGACCGGATTCGCGCCTTCGACCCGGTGCCCGGGTCGGTCGCGATGCTGGCGCGCGACGAGCCGGTGCCGGTCAAGTTCTGGCGCGCGCGGGTCGCGGCGCCGGATGCGGCCGCGGCGGCACCGCACCCGGCTGCGCCTGGCACGGTCCTGGCGGCCGACGCGAACGGCCTGGTCGTGGCCTGCGGCCGCGGAGCGATCGCGGCCACCGAGCTGCAGAAGCCGGGCGGCAAGCGGCTCGGCTGCGCCGATTTCCTGCGGGGCTTTCCGATCAGCCCCGGCGAAAGGTTCGTGCCCCCTGCAACGACCTGA
- the htpX gene encoding zinc metalloprotease HtpX: protein MFNWVKTAVLMAGIMALFGAVGSAIGGQQGMLLALGFGLLSNFFAYWFSDKMVLKMYRAKEVDETTAPQFYRMVAELAQRAELPMPRVYLIDEAAPNAFATGRNPQNAAVAATTGILRVLSERELRGVMAHELAHVKHRDILISTISATMAGAISALANFAMFFGGRDSEGRPANPIASIAVMLLAPLAAMMIQMAISRAREFEADRGGAEISGDPAALASALEKIHRYAQGIPLEAAERHPETAQMMIMNPLAGGGLRGLFSTHPDTAERIARLMAMAGRGGY from the coding sequence ATGTTCAACTGGGTCAAGACTGCGGTCCTGATGGCCGGCATCATGGCGCTGTTCGGCGCCGTCGGTTCAGCGATCGGCGGGCAGCAGGGCATGCTGCTGGCGCTCGGTTTCGGCCTGCTCAGCAACTTCTTCGCGTACTGGTTCTCGGACAAGATGGTCCTGAAGATGTACCGCGCGAAGGAAGTCGACGAGACGACCGCGCCTCAGTTCTACCGGATGGTCGCCGAGCTCGCCCAGCGCGCCGAGCTGCCCATGCCGCGCGTGTACCTGATCGACGAGGCAGCGCCGAATGCCTTCGCCACCGGCCGCAACCCGCAGAACGCGGCGGTGGCCGCCACCACCGGCATCCTGCGCGTGCTGAGCGAGCGCGAGCTGCGCGGCGTCATGGCCCACGAGCTGGCGCACGTCAAGCATCGCGACATCCTGATCTCGACGATCTCCGCCACGATGGCCGGGGCGATCTCGGCGCTCGCCAACTTCGCGATGTTCTTCGGCGGCCGCGACAGCGAGGGCAGGCCGGCCAACCCGATCGCATCGATCGCGGTCATGCTGCTCGCGCCGCTGGCGGCGATGATGATCCAGATGGCGATCTCGCGGGCCCGCGAGTTCGAGGCCGACCGCGGCGGCGCCGAGATCTCGGGCGATCCGGCCGCGCTGGCCTCGGCGCTGGAGAAGATCCACCGCTACGCGCAGGGCATCCCGCTCGAGGCGGCGGAGCGGCATCCCGAGACGGCGCAGATGATGATCATGAACCCGCTCGCGGGCGGCGGACTGCGCGGGCTGTTCTCGACCCACCCCGACACCGCCGAGCGGATCGCCCGCCTGATGGCGATGGCCGGCCGCGGCGGCTACTGA
- the rsmB gene encoding 16S rRNA (cytosine(967)-C(5))-methyltransferase RsmB: MSDRAPLSREIALAAAAVEALKAGRALPAALDAALAAAERSGRLPEASRAAVRDMAHEAARRLGLVDALAAALNRRPPAPRLAALQAVALSQLVEPIRAEAVIVDQAVEAARAAPDTAPAAGFLNATLRRFLREREGLLAAAREDPVARWNHPRWWIEQLRRDHPADWQAVLAAADRPPPMVLRVNLRHGSVPAYLDRLERAGLAAARVGEQALRLERAVPVDALPGWSDGDVSVQDAGAQLAAPLLAPRDGERVLDACAGPGGKTTHLLELADCELTALDVDESRLAPVRENLARLGQRARVVEGDARRPEGWWDGRPFDRILVDAPCTASGIVRRHPDIRWLRRRRDLATLSARQSEILAALWPLLRPGGKLLYATCSVFAVENESVVASFLASHADAGRLPLAARIGDADEAIAQLLPVSTSLRDHDGFFYALLEKRS, translated from the coding sequence ATGTCAGACCGCGCGCCGCTGTCTCGCGAGATCGCCCTGGCGGCCGCGGCGGTCGAGGCGCTCAAGGCGGGCCGCGCCCTGCCCGCAGCGCTCGACGCCGCGCTGGCGGCGGCCGAGCGCAGCGGCCGCCTGCCGGAGGCCTCGCGCGCGGCGGTGCGCGACATGGCCCACGAGGCGGCGCGCCGCCTCGGTCTGGTCGATGCGCTCGCCGCGGCGCTGAACCGGCGCCCGCCGGCGCCCAGGCTGGCCGCGCTGCAGGCGGTCGCGCTCTCCCAGCTGGTCGAGCCGATCCGCGCCGAGGCGGTGATCGTCGACCAGGCGGTCGAGGCTGCCCGGGCGGCGCCCGACACCGCGCCGGCGGCGGGCTTCCTGAACGCCACGCTGCGCCGCTTCCTGCGCGAGCGCGAGGGCCTGCTCGCGGCGGCGCGCGAGGATCCGGTCGCTCGCTGGAACCATCCCCGATGGTGGATCGAGCAGCTGCGCCGCGACCACCCTGCCGACTGGCAGGCGGTGCTGGCCGCCGCCGACCGGCCGCCGCCGATGGTGCTGCGGGTCAACCTTCGGCACGGCAGCGTGCCGGCCTACCTCGACCGCCTCGAGCGGGCCGGTCTCGCCGCGGCTCGCGTCGGCGAGCAGGCGCTCAGGCTCGAGCGGGCGGTGCCGGTCGACGCGCTTCCCGGCTGGTCCGACGGCGACGTGTCGGTCCAGGACGCCGGCGCGCAGCTCGCGGCGCCGTTGCTCGCCCCGCGCGACGGCGAGCGCGTGCTCGACGCCTGCGCCGGGCCCGGCGGCAAGACCACGCACCTTCTCGAGCTGGCCGATTGCGAGCTGACCGCGCTCGACGTCGACGAGTCGCGGCTCGCGCCGGTCCGGGAGAACCTCGCCCGGCTGGGCCAGCGCGCGCGGGTCGTCGAGGGCGACGCCCGCCGCCCGGAAGGCTGGTGGGACGGCCGCCCCTTCGACCGGATCCTGGTGGACGCGCCATGCACGGCCTCGGGCATCGTTCGCCGGCATCCCGACATCCGCTGGCTGCGGCGGCGTCGCGATCTCGCGACACTTTCGGCGCGCCAGTCGGAGATCCTGGCGGCCCTTTGGCCGCTGCTGAGGCCGGGTGGTAAATTGCTCTACGCGACCTGCTCCGTGTTTGCGGTCGAGAACGAGTCGGTCGTGGCCAGCTTCCTCGCGTCGCACGCCGACGCCGGGCGCTTGCCGCTCGCGGCCCGGATCGGCGATGCCGACGAGGCGATCGCACAGCTGCTGCCCGTTTCCACGTCGCTTCGCGATCACGACGGTTTCTTCTACGCCTTGCTGGAAAAGCGCTCGTGA
- a CDS encoding DUF4390 domain-containing protein: MTLRSALALALVAALLGASGAPAVQARPDAADPTVEAADARPDAIDAPRLERGAGGGYVLSADFEVPLTPSLRDALERGVPLYFSADFELTRPRWWWLDAVVVERSLSWRLAYHALTRQYRLSQDGIIQPFDSVDEALRTMARLRGWRVADDGELDPDVTYDARVRLKLDTTRLPKPFQIGGLASRDWTPQAEWKQFKFKPTPRSAQ; encoded by the coding sequence GTGACCCTCCGATCCGCCCTCGCGCTAGCCCTGGTGGCAGCGCTGCTGGGCGCCTCCGGCGCGCCGGCCGTGCAGGCCCGGCCCGATGCCGCCGATCCGACGGTCGAGGCGGCCGATGCGCGTCCCGATGCGATCGACGCGCCGCGGCTCGAGCGGGGCGCCGGGGGCGGCTACGTCCTGTCGGCCGATTTCGAGGTCCCGCTCACGCCCTCGCTTCGCGACGCCCTAGAGCGGGGCGTGCCGCTCTATTTCTCCGCCGATTTCGAGCTGACGCGCCCGCGCTGGTGGTGGCTCGACGCGGTCGTGGTCGAGCGCTCGCTGAGCTGGCGGCTGGCCTACCACGCGCTGACCCGGCAGTACCGGCTCTCGCAGGACGGCATCATCCAGCCCTTCGACTCGGTCGACGAGGCGCTGCGCACGATGGCGCGGCTGCGCGGCTGGCGCGTCGCCGACGACGGCGAGCTCGATCCCGACGTGACCTACGACGCCCGGGTCCGGCTGAAGCTGGACACGACGCGACTCCCCAAGCCCTTCCAGATCGGCGGCCTGGCCAGCCGCGACTGGACCCCGCAGGCCGAATGGAAGCAATTCAAGTTCAAGCCGACGCCGAGAAGCGCGCAGTAG